A single genomic interval of Peromyscus leucopus breed LL Stock chromosome 7, UCI_PerLeu_2.1, whole genome shotgun sequence harbors:
- the Ankrd49 gene encoding ankyrin repeat domain-containing protein 49: MEKEKVRDGEKPDPENSLDFSEQFNQLELLETHGHLIPTGTQSLWIGDSDEDEEQEEKHEEWYQLQEKKMEKDPSKLLLWAAEKNRLATVQRLLSEKATEVNTRDEDEYTPLHRAAYSGHLDIVRELVAQGADVHAVTVDGWTPLHSACKWNNTRVASFLLQHDADINAQTKGLLTPLHLAAGNRDSRDTLELLLMNRYIKPGLKNNSQETASDIARRTSIYHYLFEIVEGCTNSSPPS; encoded by the exons atggaaaaagaaaaagtaagggaTGGTGAAAAACCAGACCCAGAAAACTCTTTGGACTTTTCTGAACAGTTTAATCAGCTTGAATTGTTGGAAACCCATGGACACCTGATTCCTACTGGTACTCAGAGTCTCTGGATAGGCGATTCAGATGAAGATGAGGAGCAAGAGGAAAAACATGAAGAGTGGTATCAattgcaagagaaaaaaatggaaaaagatccAAGCAAATTGCTTCTTTGGGCTGCTGAAAAAAAtcgg ctTGCTACAGTGCAGAGACTACTTTCTGAGAAGGCCACTGAAGTGAACACTAGGGACGAAGATGAGTATACCCCTCTTCACCGAGCAGCCTACAGTGGACACTTAGATATTGTTCGTGAGCTAGTCGCTCAGGGGGCAGATGTTCATGCAGTGACTGTGGATGGCTGGACACCACTGCACAGTGCTTGTAAGTGGAATAACACCAGGGTGGCCTCTTTCTTACTTCAGCACGATGCAGACATCAACGCCCAAACAAAAGGCCTCTTGACCCCTTTGCATCTTGCTGCTGGGAACAGAGACAGCAGGGACACCCTGGAACTCCTCCTGATGAATCGCTACATCAAACCAGGGCTGAAGAACAACTCACAAGAAACTGCTTCCGATATCGCCAGGAGGACAAGCATCTATCACTACCTCTTTGAAATCGTGGAAGGCTGTACAAACTCTTCACCTCCGTCTTAA